One window of the Acaryochloris sp. CCMEE 5410 genome contains the following:
- a CDS encoding AraC family transcriptional regulator produces the protein MNPNEDFRSPEADSPIYSINCGDPDAVLQICPERPHRSSQAAGWDGLILKEHHQPAHTTPVHQFTRHVLILSPLDNVFEVEYQLGELSFQGPYGHGELMIIPAHTLQQCQWHQAVSFLSLSLEPQFFETAAYDLTQVNRFELLPNIAVQDRLIYDIGTALRQELNTLEFTDHLYIDSLVTALSIHLMKRYCTQVPRLKDSSDQGLPPALLNRALGYINDHLDQNLKLVDLAQEVGMSRYYFSRLFKKSMGVAPHQYAIKQRIKKAKGLLRQTNTPIAMIARQCGFTNPSHLSKYFRQLTGVTPKAFRDQYR, from the coding sequence ATGAATCCAAATGAGGATTTTCGTTCCCCTGAGGCAGATTCACCGATTTACTCCATCAACTGCGGTGATCCAGACGCTGTGCTTCAAATTTGTCCAGAACGTCCGCACCGCTCCAGCCAAGCGGCAGGATGGGATGGACTCATTCTCAAAGAGCACCATCAACCGGCCCATACCACCCCAGTCCATCAATTCACTCGCCATGTGTTGATCCTATCGCCCTTGGATAACGTATTTGAGGTGGAGTATCAGTTAGGAGAACTCTCCTTTCAGGGACCCTATGGTCATGGGGAGCTGATGATTATTCCGGCCCATACCCTCCAGCAGTGTCAGTGGCATCAGGCAGTATCCTTTCTCAGCCTCAGCCTCGAACCTCAATTTTTTGAGACGGCAGCCTACGATTTAACACAGGTCAACCGCTTTGAACTACTGCCCAATATTGCGGTTCAAGATCGTCTGATCTATGACATCGGCACAGCCTTACGGCAAGAACTCAATACCCTCGAATTCACGGATCACCTTTATATTGACTCCTTAGTCACCGCCTTATCCATCCATTTGATGAAACGGTACTGTACCCAAGTCCCCCGGCTCAAGGACTCATCCGATCAAGGACTGCCCCCGGCCCTGTTGAATCGAGCCTTAGGGTACATTAACGATCACTTGGACCAAAACCTGAAACTCGTGGATCTGGCCCAAGAGGTGGGCATGAGTCGGTATTACTTTTCACGGCTGTTTAAGAAATCCATGGGCGTTGCCCCTCATCAGTACGCCATTAAACAGCGCATCAAAAAAGCTAAGGGATTGCTGAGGCAAACGAATACCCCCATTGCCATGATTGCTCGACAGTGTGGTTTTACCAATCCGAGTCATTTAAGTAAGTATTTTCGCCAGCTCACGGGGGTTACGCCTAAGGCATTTCGAGACCAATATCGTTGA
- a CDS encoding AraC family transcriptional regulator, with protein MSIQDQLEPPSYKLEGFSFYTALEPPTCYEEHCHDELEICLMLNDAAAQIAWLPTEGRSQYRPISANQLCIIPSHHSHTLAWDMPADCILIFLHPSFIFQTTYEWTLGSSIQFEGRYAIADSLIHSLALTMRSAFENREFTDYLYIDSLVNVLAMYLLKAHSDCHTVAQKTPRPQRWLRQTLDYIHDSLGQDLRLSTLAHIAQMSESSFCHLFKEQMGISPHQYVIRQRIEKARLLLIEKKLPIVEIAYDCGFNSQSHLTLYFRQHLGITPKAYQDSH; from the coding sequence ATGAGTATTCAAGATCAGTTAGAGCCACCCTCTTACAAACTTGAGGGCTTCTCGTTTTACACCGCTTTAGAACCACCGACCTGCTACGAGGAACATTGCCACGATGAACTTGAAATCTGCCTAATGCTCAATGATGCAGCCGCCCAGATTGCCTGGTTACCAACCGAAGGGAGATCGCAATACCGTCCAATTTCTGCGAATCAGCTGTGTATTATTCCGTCTCACCACTCCCACACCCTCGCCTGGGACATGCCTGCGGACTGCATTTTAATTTTTTTACATCCTAGCTTTATTTTCCAAACCACCTATGAATGGACCCTTGGCAGCTCTATCCAGTTTGAAGGGCGATATGCCATTGCCGATTCCCTGATTCATTCCCTCGCCCTTACTATGCGCTCCGCCTTTGAGAATCGGGAATTTACCGATTATCTCTACATTGATTCATTGGTCAACGTATTGGCCATGTATCTCCTCAAAGCCCACTCGGATTGTCACACCGTCGCTCAAAAAACACCTCGGCCCCAGCGGTGGTTGCGACAGACCCTGGACTATATTCACGATTCCCTAGGGCAGGATCTGCGACTCTCAACGTTGGCCCATATTGCCCAAATGAGCGAGAGCAGTTTTTGTCATCTCTTTAAGGAGCAAATGGGTATCTCTCCTCACCAATACGTTATTCGCCAGCGCATCGAGAAAGCCAGACTGCTGCTGATTGAAAAAAAGTTACCGATTGTGGAGATTGCTTATGACTGTGGCTTCAATAGCCAGAGTCACCTTACCCTTTATTTTCGGCAGCATTTGGGCATCACTCCCAAAGCCTATCAGGATAGCCACTAA
- a CDS encoding DsbA family protein, with protein MFGLPTFPPNAPHTSAWKAAEAAEAASAQGKFWEMHDLLYQHSETLEDDKLVECAVQVGLNVPQFLKGLANHIHTEQVEADIESGRSQSITTPPTILTSIYWQRTSALEPILSKVLEIAELTRPEDSS; from the coding sequence TTGTTTGGTTTACCGACATTTCCCCCGAACGCCCCCCATACGTCTGCGTGGAAAGCTGCTGAGGCAGCCGAGGCAGCGTCGGCTCAGGGTAAGTTTTGGGAAATGCATGATCTCTTATATCAACATTCAGAGACGCTAGAAGACGACAAACTCGTTGAGTGCGCCGTCCAGGTGGGTCTCAATGTTCCTCAATTTCTCAAAGGTCTCGCCAACCATATCCATACTGAACAAGTAGAGGCGGATATTGAAAGCGGACGTTCTCAATCCATTACCACCCCTCCCACGATCTTGACGAGTATTTACTGGCAGAGAACCTCAGCCCTAGAACCTATCCTATCCAAAGTTCTAGAGATTGCAGAACTGACTCGGCCTGAAGACAGTTCTTGA